In the genome of Leptospira dzoumogneensis, one region contains:
- a CDS encoding NADPH-dependent FMN reductase, whose translation MLLEKISTGSGLRLGIILASTRKGRFGDTVAKWFEEISKQDYRFETDLIDLSEFSLPWDMSKDMDSDLPLFSDRIAEADAFVVITPEYNHGYPAYLKLAIDSLHEEWNAKPLGFVSYGGSSGGLRAVEQLRNVFAELRMTTIRDCVSFHWAHARFHNGRPTEEFRYASSAEKLLNELYWWGNVLKQARMNFPQSVLRS comes from the coding sequence ATGTTATTAGAAAAGATCAGTACCGGCTCCGGTCTTAGATTAGGAATTATATTAGCTAGTACCAGAAAGGGCAGGTTTGGGGATACGGTCGCAAAATGGTTTGAAGAGATCTCTAAACAAGATTATAGATTCGAGACCGATTTAATAGATCTTTCTGAATTTTCTTTGCCTTGGGACATGTCAAAGGATATGGATTCGGACCTTCCCTTATTCTCGGATAGAATAGCTGAAGCGGATGCTTTTGTAGTAATTACACCGGAGTATAACCACGGATATCCTGCGTATTTAAAGTTGGCAATTGACTCACTTCATGAAGAATGGAATGCGAAGCCTCTTGGATTCGTTTCCTATGGAGGAAGTTCCGGCGGTTTAAGAGCGGTGGAGCAGCTTCGCAATGTATTTGCGGAATTAAGAATGACCACCATTCGAGACTGTGTTAGTTTTCATTGGGCTCATGCCAGGTTCCATAACGGAAGACCTACTGAGGAATTTCGTTACGCATCTTCGGCTGAGAAATTATTGAATGAATTGTATTGGTGGGGAAACGTTTTGAAACAAGCTAGGATGAATTTCCCACAATCCGTTCTGAGGTCCTGA
- a CDS encoding OsmC family protein, translating to MSDIEVKVLSTPENYKTILRSKNHEVIADESKEDGGGDLGPSPHEYLLLSLGACTDITIRMYAQRKKMDLKEVIVELNLTKGTDHTEIQRIVKLEGNLSEQERERLLQVANACPVHKTLTHPIQIETKLG from the coding sequence ATGAGCGATATAGAAGTTAAGGTACTTAGCACTCCTGAAAATTACAAAACAATCCTACGTAGTAAAAATCACGAAGTAATCGCGGACGAATCCAAAGAAGATGGTGGAGGAGATCTGGGACCTTCTCCACATGAATACCTTCTTCTTTCCTTAGGAGCTTGCACTGATATCACTATCAGAATGTATGCTCAAAGAAAGAAAATGGATCTGAAAGAAGTGATCGTAGAACTGAACCTTACCAAAGGAACGGATCATACTGAGATCCAAAGGATCGTTAAGTTAGAGGGAAATTTGAGCGAGCAGGAAAGAGAAAGACTTTTGCAGGTCGCAAACGCCTGCCCGGTTCACAAAACTCTGACGCATCCTATCCAGATAGAGACCAAACTGGGCTAA
- a CDS encoding GAF domain-containing sensor histidine kinase, whose translation MQGFSNIDQEPSYGSFSEPFPRESAGFSKDDPIDRYNPEDQNTKDELLKKISVLNLLQQVATAANEANDVESVLQFSVDRICAIADWKLGLVCLVLEESEKPEYSSISFSREEKFLKEFRNLLRNRSKKEESILTERVRNGRKPILLENFPSYIKGDIKELSIKAGIEEAIGIPILVKENLVGVLEFYSGNKSTDPSFFEAVSHISSQIGRVFERRDAENHLKTSGEQLRALSARLQEVREEERLLIAREVHDELGQLLTVLKIDLTLLKNNFQKSKGSDSKLVSELLSMIKVADSGIESVQRIATELRPLILEDLGLLEGIEWYAKDFEKRTGIRCEIRIPAGILSLEKDPSIALFRIFQEALTNAARHSKASSIQVSCSEEGPFLILKIQDNGIGIDPKKMNQSKSLGLIGMRERAVVLGGEVSISGGPGKGASVIVKIPISNRNKEDFL comes from the coding sequence GTGCAAGGCTTTTCGAATATTGACCAAGAGCCGAGTTACGGTTCCTTTTCCGAACCTTTTCCTCGCGAATCCGCAGGATTTTCTAAGGATGATCCTATTGATAGATACAATCCGGAAGACCAAAACACTAAAGACGAACTCTTAAAAAAGATCTCCGTTTTAAATCTTCTACAGCAAGTGGCCACTGCTGCGAACGAAGCAAATGATGTAGAATCAGTGCTTCAATTTTCGGTAGATAGAATATGTGCGATTGCGGATTGGAAATTGGGTCTCGTATGTTTAGTGTTAGAAGAGTCAGAAAAGCCGGAATATTCTTCTATCTCCTTCTCCAGAGAGGAGAAATTCCTAAAAGAGTTTCGGAATTTATTAAGGAACAGATCTAAAAAGGAAGAATCTATTCTTACGGAAAGGGTCAGGAACGGAAGAAAACCGATCTTGCTCGAAAACTTTCCTTCTTATATAAAAGGAGATATAAAGGAACTTTCTATCAAAGCTGGGATTGAAGAGGCGATCGGGATCCCTATCCTAGTAAAAGAAAATCTGGTAGGTGTTCTTGAATTTTATTCCGGAAATAAATCCACTGATCCTTCTTTTTTCGAAGCTGTTTCTCATATCAGTTCCCAGATTGGAAGGGTATTCGAGAGAAGGGACGCAGAGAACCATCTGAAAACTTCCGGTGAACAATTAAGAGCATTGTCTGCAAGACTACAAGAAGTAAGAGAGGAAGAAAGACTACTTATAGCAAGAGAAGTTCACGACGAGTTGGGACAATTATTAACCGTTCTTAAAATAGATCTTACATTATTAAAAAATAATTTTCAAAAATCAAAAGGATCAGATTCAAAACTAGTATCCGAACTTCTATCCATGATCAAGGTCGCAGACTCCGGTATAGAGTCGGTGCAAAGAATTGCAACCGAATTGAGGCCTTTAATTTTGGAGGATTTAGGCCTTTTAGAAGGGATTGAATGGTATGCAAAGGATTTCGAGAAGAGGACGGGAATTCGCTGCGAAATCCGGATCCCTGCGGGAATTCTATCTCTTGAAAAGGATCCGTCCATCGCATTATTCCGTATTTTCCAAGAAGCGTTAACTAACGCAGCAAGACATTCTAAGGCAAGTTCCATCCAGGTTTCCTGCTCGGAAGAAGGTCCATTTCTCATTCTGAAAATCCAAGACAATGGGATCGGGATAGATCCTAAAAAGATGAACCAATCTAAGTCCCTTGGACTGATCGGAATGAGAGAAAGAGCGGTCGTCTTGGGCGGGGAGGTCTCCATCTCAGGCGGTCCTGGAAAGGGCGCAAGTGTGATCGTAAAAATACCAATCTCAAATCGAAATAAGGAGGATTTCCTATGA
- a CDS encoding MFS transporter → MKFTFSKYQIFVVALLAFIQFTVVLDFMILSPLGVQVMDQLKISTTKFGLVVSAYAFSAGISGILAAGFADRFDRKKMLLFFYTGFVLGTVLCGIAPNYEFLLFARIVTGLFGGVIASISFAIIADLFPMEARGRVMGLVMTAFAASQVFGLPIGVFFSNLWGWQSPFWMIAVISGLVGVAALFKLEPIVSHLGHGTENKAIKHLVATAGNSNYLPGFLATMLLATGGYMLMPFGSAFSVHNLGITLEDLPLVYFVTGVVSMAAGPLIGRAADKFGKYPIFLISSLIACGILFYYTAMGITPLWFVILINSALFVVITGRVISAQALNSAMPELRDRGAYMAISSSLQQLSGGIASYAAGLIVVQTPSGYIQGYPNLGYVVIIAILITVAIMHKVNEYVSSKHPAPVKGEKEAALVSET, encoded by the coding sequence ATGAAATTTACGTTTAGTAAATACCAAATCTTTGTAGTCGCCTTATTGGCATTTATCCAATTCACAGTGGTTCTTGATTTTATGATCTTATCTCCATTAGGAGTTCAGGTCATGGATCAACTGAAAATATCCACAACCAAATTCGGTCTGGTAGTTTCCGCATATGCATTTAGCGCGGGGATTTCCGGGATCTTGGCCGCCGGTTTTGCAGACAGATTCGATCGTAAAAAGATGTTATTATTCTTTTATACGGGTTTCGTTTTAGGAACTGTTCTTTGTGGGATCGCACCAAATTACGAATTTCTACTATTTGCAAGAATTGTAACGGGTCTTTTCGGCGGTGTAATCGCTTCTATCAGCTTTGCGATCATTGCGGATCTATTTCCTATGGAAGCAAGAGGAAGAGTGATGGGACTCGTGATGACTGCATTTGCTGCCAGCCAAGTTTTCGGTCTTCCGATCGGTGTGTTCTTTTCGAACCTTTGGGGATGGCAGTCTCCTTTCTGGATGATCGCTGTTATTAGCGGTCTTGTTGGAGTTGCCGCTTTATTTAAGCTAGAGCCGATCGTTTCTCACTTGGGTCATGGAACTGAAAATAAAGCGATCAAACATTTGGTGGCTACTGCAGGAAATTCGAATTATCTTCCTGGATTTTTGGCAACAATGCTCTTGGCAACCGGCGGATATATGCTTATGCCTTTCGGTTCTGCGTTCAGTGTTCATAATTTAGGAATTACTTTAGAAGATCTTCCTTTAGTGTATTTTGTGACCGGGGTTGTAAGTATGGCTGCAGGTCCTTTGATCGGCAGGGCGGCGGACAAATTCGGAAAATATCCAATATTTCTTATTTCTTCTCTAATTGCCTGCGGGATACTTTTCTATTATACTGCAATGGGGATCACACCTCTTTGGTTTGTGATATTGATCAACTCCGCGTTATTTGTAGTGATTACTGGTAGAGTGATCTCGGCTCAGGCATTAAATTCTGCGATGCCTGAACTGAGAGACAGGGGAGCTTATATGGCGATCAGTTCTTCTTTGCAGCAATTATCCGGAGGAATCGCTTCTTATGCGGCCGGGCTTATCGTTGTCCAGACTCCAAGCGGATATATCCAAGGTTATCCGAACTTGGGTTATGTTGTGATTATAGCTATTTTGATCACTGTGGCGATCATGCATAAGGTGAACGAGTATGTTTCTTCTAAACATCCTGCCCCGGTTAAAGGTGAAAAAGAAGCAGCCTTAGTTTCCGAAACCTAA
- a CDS encoding response regulator, translating into MISTLIADDHLLIREGLRKILSEEEDIEIVYEAENGQQVLDYLAGQSVQVLILDINMPMMSGLDILKYVHKLSPDTRVLILSMYPEDRFAVRALKAGASGYITKASAGDELISAVRKVIEGARYISPEATEMLVRELSKPSDRLPHETLSEREFQILMLLVKGKNVRSISEDLGLSVNTVNTYRARIFEKMSLKSTQELVRYAYDHKLLE; encoded by the coding sequence ATGATTTCCACATTGATCGCTGATGATCATTTATTGATCCGAGAAGGTTTAAGAAAGATCCTATCGGAAGAAGAAGACATAGAGATCGTTTACGAGGCGGAAAACGGACAGCAGGTTTTGGATTATCTTGCGGGACAATCCGTGCAAGTGCTGATCCTGGATATAAATATGCCGATGATGAGCGGTTTGGATATATTAAAATATGTTCATAAACTTTCTCCCGATACAAGAGTTCTTATTTTGAGCATGTATCCGGAGGATAGATTTGCGGTCCGCGCTTTGAAGGCTGGTGCATCCGGTTATATCACTAAAGCAAGCGCCGGAGATGAACTCATCTCCGCAGTGCGTAAGGTGATAGAAGGCGCTAGATATATTAGTCCTGAAGCGACCGAGATGTTGGTGAGAGAACTTTCTAAACCTTCGGATAGGCTTCCTCATGAAACTCTTTCAGAAAGAGAGTTCCAGATACTTATGCTTTTAGTGAAAGGTAAAAATGTTCGATCTATTTCGGAAGATCTAGGTTTGAGTGTGAATACAGTAAACACATATAGGGCCAGGATCTTTGAAAAGATGAGTTTGAAATCCACACAAGAGCTTGTTCGGTACGCATACGACCATAAACTTCTGGAATAA